The proteins below are encoded in one region of Bdellovibrio bacteriovorus:
- a CDS encoding lytic transglycosylase domain-containing protein, with product MPFYLLAGLIGVVFLGFSQKEEIKTVMQKTNGSWTRWDADFKAAAAKWKLWPNAWKDLKAICMNESSLGEAKSVKHGLQYPNDIEASKSYDGKSWGIMQVTLTTAQWLDSSATEAKLNDPIYSIDLAARYLAYLRKLFPGELATDIQWIIKSYNQGPGNSQKERAGTSKGYAGEYWARFQRNRQRVEEG from the coding sequence ATGCCCTTTTATTTGTTGGCCGGACTGATCGGCGTGGTTTTTTTAGGTTTTTCGCAGAAAGAGGAGATCAAAACCGTCATGCAAAAAACAAACGGCTCTTGGACAAGGTGGGATGCTGATTTTAAAGCCGCCGCCGCAAAATGGAAGCTTTGGCCGAACGCTTGGAAGGACTTGAAAGCTATCTGCATGAATGAGTCGAGTCTTGGCGAAGCAAAATCAGTAAAGCACGGCTTGCAATATCCCAACGATATTGAGGCATCAAAGTCCTACGATGGAAAGTCATGGGGAATAATGCAAGTGACCTTAACAACTGCGCAGTGGCTTGACAGCTCTGCAACGGAGGCGAAACTCAATGACCCAATATATTCCATTGATCTTGCTGCTCGTTATCTTGCTTATCTCCGCAAGCTTTTTCCCGGTGAGTTGGCCACTGATATTCAGTGGATTATTAAGTCGTATAATCAAGGGCCGGGAAACTCCCAAAAAGAACGTGCCGGAACGTCCAAGGGATATGCTGGAGAGTATTGGGCAAGATTTCAGCGAAACCGACAACGTGTCGAGGAGGGATAA